Within Candidatus Poribacteria bacterium, the genomic segment CAGGACTTGGGAACATGTGTGTTGGCGAGGTAACTGAGATTGGCGCGGACGTTACCGATGTTGAGGTTGGAGAGCGGGTTTTTCGGCACAGCTCTTTCCGCGAGGAACATGTTTGGAACGCAGCAGGTACCCGGAAACTGCCCGATGGTGTGCCTTGGCAGGCAGCGGTCTGTCTGGATCCAACGGATTTTGCCCTGGGCGCAGTGCGCGACGGTCATATCCGCATCGGTGATGCCGTGGCTGTCTTTGGAATGGGTGGCATCGGACTGATGGCACTGCAGCTTGCGAAGTTGGCGGGTGCCTACCCTGTAATTGGTGTTGATCCGCTTGAACTACGCCGCAATGTTGCCCTCGAATGCGGTGCTGATATGGTCATTGACCCTACAACAGATGATGCCGGTTTGGAGATTAAAAAAGCTACCAATAAACGTGGTGCTGACGTTTGTATTGAATATAGCGGTCATCATACGGCACTGCAAGACGCTATTCGCGGTGTGACGTATTTAGGGACGGTTGTCGCTGGGGCATGGCCCGGTATCTACCCCGCAGGATTAGATCTCGGTGCCGAAGCGCATTTCAATCGACCGACGATTGTGTTCTCACGTGCCTGTAGCGAACCGAATCCGGAATATCCGAATTGGAATGAAGGCAGACTCTTTGAGATCAGTTGGCGGCTGCTTTGCGATGGTAGCCTGAAATCTGAACCGGTTATACATCCTGTTGTCGATTTTGACGATCTATTGGACGAGTACCCGAAGATCGCAACTGCCCCGGGTGAGAATGTGAAGTTAGGCGTTCGATTCGCATAAGCCCAATTTTCAAAGTTTCGTCCGTTGAATTTTAGGGTTATCAAGTTACCCGCCACTCACCTTGGAAGAGAGGGAAACCATGACTGCTGGAATTATGCTGGTTTTAATGAGCATCGCATCAGCCCAAATTGTTAGCGACGACGTAATGGAAAGCATTGAAGTAACGCCAAGAATCGAAATCGTAGAGATACCGAGTGAATTTTCTGCTTTCGGGCAAGTGGGTTGTGACAAATACGCCAACGTTTTCGGTGTTCACATCTTCGCAAGCCAAACGACTCCTGAAGATAAACTCTCCCACGCC encodes:
- a CDS encoding zinc-binding alcohol dehydrogenase, whose translation is MLRELIAPAQEQVAFREYESQPLQANEIRVKSQFGAAKHGSEMASYKGYAGPRGGYDGEYKIFRANTSGMVHYPSGLGNMCVGEVTEIGADVTDVEVGERVFRHSSFREEHVWNAAGTRKLPDGVPWQAAVCLDPTDFALGAVRDGHIRIGDAVAVFGMGGIGLMALQLAKLAGAYPVIGVDPLELRRNVALECGADMVIDPTTDDAGLEIKKATNKRGADVCIEYSGHHTALQDAIRGVTYLGTVVAGAWPGIYPAGLDLGAEAHFNRPTIVFSRACSEPNPEYPNWNEGRLFEISWRLLCDGSLKSEPVIHPVVDFDDLLDEYPKIATAPGENVKLGVRFA